In Mastigocladopsis repens PCC 10914, a single window of DNA contains:
- the lpxB gene encoding lipid-A-disaccharide synthase, whose amino-acid sequence MRIFISTGEVSGDLQGSLLIAALKRQAVAAGLELEIVALGGEKMLTVGATLLGNTSGIGSVGILESLPYMLPTLLTQRRAIAYLKQHPPDLVVLIDYMGPNLGIGNYIRRNLPHIPVVYYIAPQEWVWSINSRNTNLIVGITDKLLAIFPGEARYFQQKGAKVTWVGHPLVDRVQSFPSREAARTQLGIAEDEISVALLPASRTQELKHLLPVMFQAAQVVQAKLPQVHFWIPLSLEIYRQPIERAIQRYGLRASLVSSKTQEVLASADLAITKSGTVNLELALLNVPQVVLYRLHPITAWIARTVLKGSIPFASPPNLVMMKQIVPEFLQEQATPENITQAALELLLNPKSKEQMLADYQEMQQCLGEMGVCDRAAKEILQMLPNFQH is encoded by the coding sequence ATGCGAATATTTATCAGTACTGGCGAAGTGTCTGGCGACCTGCAAGGGTCGCTACTGATTGCTGCACTCAAACGCCAAGCAGTAGCCGCTGGCTTGGAATTAGAGATTGTGGCTTTGGGTGGTGAAAAAATGCTAACTGTTGGAGCGACCCTTTTAGGCAATACCAGTGGGATTGGCTCAGTGGGTATTCTAGAATCACTGCCTTATATGTTACCAACACTCCTGACCCAACGACGAGCGATCGCCTATCTTAAGCAACATCCACCTGACTTGGTGGTCCTCATTGACTACATGGGGCCAAATCTTGGCATTGGCAACTACATTCGCCGGAATCTGCCACACATCCCTGTAGTGTATTATATTGCACCACAAGAATGGGTTTGGTCAATAAATTCACGTAATACAAATTTGATTGTTGGTATAACAGACAAGCTGCTAGCAATCTTTCCAGGGGAAGCTCGTTACTTCCAACAAAAGGGAGCAAAAGTCACCTGGGTAGGGCATCCTTTAGTAGACAGAGTCCAAAGCTTTCCTAGTCGGGAAGCGGCGCGTACACAGTTAGGAATTGCAGAGGATGAGATAAGTGTAGCTCTTCTCCCCGCTTCTCGTACCCAAGAACTTAAACATCTTCTACCAGTCATGTTCCAGGCTGCTCAGGTGGTTCAAGCCAAATTGCCCCAGGTACATTTTTGGATACCATTGTCTCTGGAAATCTACCGACAACCCATTGAACGAGCAATACAACGGTATGGTTTGCGAGCTTCTCTAGTATCTAGTAAAACTCAGGAAGTCCTCGCCAGTGCCGATTTAGCAATTACCAAATCTGGCACTGTCAACCTGGAACTAGCATTGTTGAACGTGCCTCAAGTTGTCCTCTACCGACTTCATCCCATCACAGCGTGGATTGCTCGTACTGTGCTCAAAGGTTCCATACCTTTTGCATCGCCGCCAAATTTAGTGATGATGAAGCAAATTGTACCAGAGTTCTTGCAAGAACAAGCCACACCAGAGAACATTACCCAAGCGGCGCTGGAATTATTGCTAAATCCCAAAAGTAAAGAGCAAATGCTGGCAGATTATCAAGAAATGCAACAGTGTTTGGGAGAAATGGGAGTGTGCGATCGCGCTGCCAAAGAAATTTTGCAAATGCTACCAAATTTTCAACATTAG
- the lpxA gene encoding acyl-ACP--UDP-N-acetylglucosamine O-acyltransferase — MKTLIHPTAVIHPNAELHPTVEVGAYAVIGAHVKVGSQTVIGAHAVLEGPLEIGARNQIFPGAVIGMEPQDLKYSGEYSWVKIGNDNSIREYVTINKATGAGEETRIGNGNLLMAYVHVGHNCVIEDSVIIANSVALAGHVHIESRARLSGVLGVHQFVHIGSLAYVGGMTRIDRDVPPYMMVEGNPSRVRTLNLVGLKRAGFTAAELQILKKGFRLLYRSELTFKQSLEQLELLGDTQQLQHLRRFLLLSQMPGRRGLIPGKGKAALRDEES, encoded by the coding sequence TTGAAAACGCTAATTCATCCAACTGCTGTCATACATCCTAATGCGGAATTGCACCCTACAGTGGAAGTCGGTGCTTATGCTGTGATTGGCGCACATGTCAAAGTAGGTTCTCAAACAGTCATCGGCGCTCATGCCGTACTAGAAGGACCTCTGGAGATTGGGGCACGAAATCAAATTTTTCCGGGAGCCGTTATTGGCATGGAACCCCAAGATTTAAAGTACTCTGGCGAATATAGCTGGGTCAAGATTGGGAACGATAACTCAATTCGGGAATACGTCACGATTAATAAAGCAACTGGTGCGGGTGAAGAAACTCGCATTGGTAACGGAAACCTACTCATGGCTTATGTCCATGTGGGTCATAACTGCGTTATTGAAGACTCTGTGATCATCGCCAACTCTGTCGCTTTAGCGGGTCATGTCCACATAGAGTCACGCGCAAGGCTCAGTGGGGTTTTGGGTGTCCATCAATTTGTACATATTGGTAGCTTGGCTTACGTGGGCGGTATGACTCGCATTGACCGAGATGTGCCGCCATATATGATGGTGGAGGGTAATCCTTCGCGGGTACGAACACTTAACCTTGTAGGACTCAAACGCGCAGGTTTCACAGCTGCTGAGTTGCAAATCTTGAAAAAAGGCTTCCGCCTTCTCTACCGTTCTGAGTTGACCTTTAAGCAATCCTTGGAACAGTTGGAACTGCTAGGAGATACCCAACAGCTACAGCATCTGCGTCGCTTTTTGCTACTTTCTCAAATGCCAGGAAGACGCGGCTTGATTCCTGGAAAGGGGAAAGCAGCCCTTAGAGACGAGGAATCATAG
- the purC gene encoding phosphoribosylaminoimidazolesuccinocarboxamide synthase, whose protein sequence is MSVQTKIYEGKAKILYTTDEPEILLADFKDDATAFNAQKRGSIQDKGDINCSISSKLFQQLEAHGIKTHYIDSPAPHQMRVKALKILPLEVVVRNIAAGSLCQQTGLALGTVLRQPLVEFYYKNDQLGDPLLTRDRLFLLELATLEQVNTITHLALQINKFLSDFFQGCGITLVDFKLEFGLDSQQQLLLADEISPDTCRLWDNSAGSDPNLRVLDKDRFRRDLGNVENAYQEVLQRVLKACQSN, encoded by the coding sequence ATGTCTGTTCAAACAAAAATATACGAAGGCAAAGCTAAAATTCTCTATACAACCGACGAGCCTGAAATCTTATTAGCCGATTTTAAAGACGATGCAACTGCCTTTAACGCCCAAAAGCGTGGCAGTATCCAGGATAAAGGAGACATAAATTGTAGCATTTCTAGTAAACTATTTCAACAACTAGAGGCCCATGGCATCAAGACTCACTATATTGATAGCCCGGCTCCTCATCAAATGCGGGTAAAGGCGTTGAAGATTTTGCCATTAGAAGTCGTCGTGAGGAATATCGCTGCTGGAAGTCTTTGCCAACAAACAGGATTAGCACTCGGAACTGTGTTAAGACAGCCATTGGTTGAGTTTTATTACAAAAACGACCAACTGGGAGATCCATTGTTAACACGCGATCGCCTTTTCCTGTTGGAACTAGCGACTCTGGAACAAGTAAATACAATTACCCATCTAGCATTGCAAATCAACAAGTTTCTCAGCGACTTTTTTCAGGGGTGCGGCATTACCTTAGTAGACTTCAAACTAGAGTTTGGCTTGGACTCACAACAGCAATTGCTATTGGCAGATGAAATTAGTCCTGACACCTGTCGTTTATGGGACAATTCTGCTGGAAGTGACCCGAATCTCCGGGTACTGGACAAAGACCGCTTCCGTCGGGACTTAGGGAACGTAGAAAATGCCTACCAGGAGGTTTTACAAAGAGTACTCAAAGCTTGTCAAAGCAATTGA
- a CDS encoding aldo/keto reductase gives MSGNTTRRNFLITSVAVAGSIAGASALQQKPADTATPPATMLERVLGRTGVKVPIFGLGGAGQTPLSSQERERDAVAIIEKALQLGIRYFDTAADYGPSEDYLGKVLPSHRSRLFLASKTDKRDRDGAWRELERSLKRLNTDYLDLWQLHHVSFQNELDTIFSSSGAVKALEEAMQQKLVRFVGITGHHDPTVIAEGLRRYPFHTTLIPVNSADKYHPRPFLPVVLPVAQQKNVGVIAMKVPAYGRLFKPGGLDGMQQAMGYSLSQPGVHCCVIAAETVKQLEENVNVARAFQPLSSKVLAAIEQRTATVWEDGTFFRVWT, from the coding sequence ATGTCAGGAAACACGACGCGGCGTAACTTCCTCATCACGAGTGTTGCAGTTGCAGGCAGTATAGCAGGAGCATCTGCCTTGCAACAAAAACCAGCTGACACTGCAACACCACCAGCGACTATGCTAGAACGAGTGCTGGGACGTACGGGAGTAAAAGTCCCCATTTTTGGGTTGGGAGGAGCAGGTCAAACGCCACTCTCCTCGCAAGAGAGAGAACGTGATGCTGTAGCAATTATTGAGAAGGCGCTTCAACTTGGCATTCGTTACTTTGATACTGCTGCTGATTATGGACCGAGTGAAGATTATTTAGGGAAAGTGCTACCATCCCATCGCTCAAGGCTGTTTCTTGCGAGTAAAACAGATAAAAGGGATCGTGATGGTGCATGGCGGGAATTAGAAAGAAGTCTCAAACGTCTAAACACAGATTATCTGGACTTGTGGCAATTGCATCACGTCTCTTTCCAAAACGAACTTGACACCATTTTTAGTTCATCTGGTGCAGTAAAGGCTTTAGAAGAGGCGATGCAGCAAAAACTCGTCCGGTTTGTGGGTATTACTGGACATCATGACCCAACGGTGATTGCTGAAGGATTGCGTCGCTATCCATTCCACACAACGCTTATCCCTGTCAATTCTGCCGACAAATACCATCCGCGTCCGTTTCTCCCAGTCGTTCTTCCAGTAGCACAACAAAAAAATGTTGGCGTGATTGCGATGAAAGTACCCGCTTATGGTCGATTGTTCAAACCTGGCGGATTGGATGGGATGCAGCAAGCTATGGGATACAGTTTGTCTCAGCCAGGCGTTCACTGTTGCGTCATTGCAGCTGAAACGGTCAAGCAATTAGAAGAGAACGTGAATGTAGCTCGAGCTTTTCAACCTCTTAGCAGTAAGGTATTAGCTGCAATTGAACAACGTACTGCCACAGTTTGGGAAGATGGCACGTTTTTCCGAGTTTGGACATAG
- the fabZ gene encoding 3-hydroxyacyl-ACP dehydratase FabZ, translating into MSNATGQVNTIDVPTPASTNDQPDNTITNKSDNKIIFSVEEIQKLLPHRYPFALVDRIIEYVPGKRAVGIKNVTVNEPHFQGHFPGRPIMPGVLIVEAMAQVGGVVLTQLPEMEGGLFVFAGIDKTRFRRQVVPGDQIVITVELLCVKQRRFGKMQARAEVDGQLATEGELMFSLVT; encoded by the coding sequence ATGTCAAATGCCACCGGCCAAGTCAATACCATCGATGTTCCCACACCAGCATCTACCAACGACCAGCCAGATAATACGATCACAAACAAGTCTGACAATAAAATCATTTTCTCTGTAGAAGAAATCCAAAAGCTGCTCCCCCACCGCTACCCCTTTGCGCTTGTAGACAGGATTATTGAATATGTACCGGGGAAACGAGCTGTTGGCATTAAAAATGTCACTGTCAATGAACCCCATTTTCAAGGGCATTTTCCAGGACGCCCAATTATGCCGGGAGTGCTCATTGTAGAAGCAATGGCACAAGTCGGCGGTGTCGTCTTGACTCAATTACCAGAAATGGAAGGCGGACTCTTTGTGTTTGCTGGGATCGACAAAACCCGCTTCCGCCGTCAAGTCGTACCGGGGGATCAAATAGTGATAACCGTGGAACTGTTGTGCGTTAAACAACGTCGTTTCGGTAAAATGCAAGCGCGTGCCGAAGTTGACGGTCAGCTCGCTACTGAAGGCGAACTGATGTTTTCCCTCGTAACCTGA
- a CDS encoding DUF7219 family protein has protein sequence MVNKDDFLYPRGRYYGQVKPENLVFNANLQEFAQKISYICNLETSGKIPPEQAYEQIKGLWKNLKRSKKELRIGEDPFHSDEGNSE, from the coding sequence ATGGTAAATAAAGATGATTTTCTCTATCCTCGTGGTCGCTACTACGGTCAAGTGAAACCAGAAAACTTGGTTTTCAATGCTAATTTACAGGAATTTGCCCAAAAAATAAGTTACATTTGTAACCTAGAAACATCAGGAAAAATCCCACCAGAGCAAGCATACGAGCAAATCAAGGGTCTTTGGAAAAACTTAAAACGCTCAAAAAAAGAACTGAGAATAGGTGAAGACCCTTTCCATAGTGACGAGGGAAACAGTGAGTAA
- the mnmH gene encoding tRNA 2-selenouridine(34) synthase MnmH produces MPPFPTYTKQPWTETYSEIIDVRSSSEFAEDHIPNAINLPVLDDAERAQVGTIYKQVCPFTARKIGAALVSKNISQHLTHHFAEKEKNYHPLVYCWRGGQRSNSMAMVLTQIGWRVTVIEGGYKTYRAYVRDQLKHLPEKFSYRILCGLTGSGKTHILHQMKQRGAQVLDLEALANHRGSLLGEEWEGKLSPQPSQKYFESLLLQQMQSFNPAETVWVESESNKIGQVYLPQSFWEKMKQASCVEIQVSMTARVQYLLQEYPHLTTHTNILKAKLERLKSRYGKEKLNEWYQLIDAGKWELFVQDMLQFHYDPTYSKSMKRDFIKVERSLSIPNLSDRSIETLLNSLLPNQVVVNL; encoded by the coding sequence ATGCCACCCTTTCCTACATATACCAAACAGCCTTGGACAGAAACATACAGTGAAATAATTGATGTCCGTTCAAGTAGTGAATTTGCGGAAGACCACATCCCAAATGCGATTAATTTACCAGTGTTGGATGATGCAGAACGCGCTCAAGTGGGAACGATATACAAACAAGTATGCCCCTTCACCGCACGCAAAATTGGTGCTGCTTTAGTTTCAAAAAACATCTCCCAACATCTAACTCACCATTTTGCTGAAAAAGAAAAAAACTACCATCCTCTGGTGTATTGCTGGCGGGGTGGACAGCGTTCTAATAGTATGGCTATGGTGCTGACGCAGATCGGTTGGCGAGTGACGGTCATTGAAGGCGGTTACAAGACCTATCGCGCTTATGTCCGCGACCAATTAAAACACTTGCCAGAAAAATTTAGCTATCGGATATTATGTGGTCTAACTGGCAGTGGTAAAACCCATATTCTGCACCAGATGAAGCAGCGTGGTGCTCAAGTTTTAGATTTGGAAGCTTTGGCTAATCATCGCGGTTCACTGTTGGGTGAAGAATGGGAAGGCAAACTTTCACCCCAACCTTCTCAAAAATACTTTGAATCTTTGTTACTGCAACAGATGCAAAGTTTTAATCCTGCTGAAACTGTGTGGGTAGAATCAGAAAGCAACAAAATTGGGCAAGTTTATTTGCCCCAGTCTTTTTGGGAGAAAATGAAACAGGCTAGCTGTGTAGAAATTCAAGTATCGATGACAGCAAGAGTCCAGTATCTCTTACAAGAATACCCACATTTAACAACTCATACCAATATCTTAAAAGCCAAGCTAGAAAGACTTAAATCCCGATATGGTAAAGAAAAATTAAACGAATGGTATCAGTTGATTGATGCGGGAAAGTGGGAATTATTCGTGCAAGATATGTTACAGTTCCACTACGATCCAACGTATAGTAAGTCCATGAAACGGGACTTTATCAAAGTAGAGCGATCGCTATCCATTCCTAATTTATCGGATAGGAGTATTGAGACTTTATTAAATTCTCTATTGCCAAATCAAGTGGTAGTAAATTTGTAA
- a CDS encoding DNA cytosine methyltransferase has product MIHSNKKERPIAVDLFAGAGGMTLGFEQAGFDVLASVEIDPIHCATHEFNFPVWNIFCKSVVDITGAEIRRASSIGDREIDVVFGGPPCQGFSLIGKRVFDDPRNSLVKDFIRLVIELQPKYFVLENVKGMTLGKHREFISIIINEFEQTGYKVRKDYKVLNAAEYGVPQNRERLFLLGCRQDLELPHYPEQITRTAKSNKAGLNNQIPLSPTVWDAIGDLPEVEDYIELFEKDSVIADFGKPSDYGRQLRGLCSCDNDYSYARKYDSRILTSSLRTKHTLESIKRFESTPVGKTEPVSRFHKLNPQGICNTLRAGTASNRGAFTSARPIHPFTPRCITVREAARLHSYPDWFRFHVTKWHGFRQIGNSVPPLLAKAVASEIIKALGVNPSKPGMIQELGNENLLMFDMSQAARYYGVEPHFIERRKRNYLK; this is encoded by the coding sequence ATGATTCACAGTAATAAGAAAGAAAGACCTATCGCGGTTGATTTATTTGCTGGTGCTGGTGGCATGACTCTTGGTTTTGAGCAAGCAGGATTTGACGTGCTTGCATCTGTTGAAATTGATCCAATTCATTGTGCAACACATGAATTTAATTTTCCTGTTTGGAATATTTTTTGTAAAAGTGTCGTTGATATTACAGGAGCAGAAATTAGACGAGCTTCTTCTATTGGTGATAGAGAAATAGATGTAGTGTTTGGTGGACCACCATGTCAAGGTTTTTCATTAATAGGTAAACGTGTTTTTGACGATCCTCGAAATTCCCTAGTTAAAGATTTTATACGTTTAGTTATAGAATTGCAGCCAAAGTACTTTGTTTTAGAAAATGTTAAAGGAATGACTTTAGGAAAACACAGAGAGTTTATTTCAATCATCATCAATGAATTTGAGCAAACTGGTTACAAAGTTCGTAAAGATTACAAAGTTTTAAATGCTGCTGAATACGGAGTGCCGCAGAATCGTGAAAGATTATTTTTGCTAGGTTGTCGTCAGGATTTAGAATTACCACATTATCCTGAGCAAATCACTAGAACTGCAAAATCAAATAAAGCAGGGTTAAATAACCAAATTCCATTAAGTCCAACAGTTTGGGATGCAATTGGCGACCTACCTGAAGTAGAAGATTACATAGAACTTTTTGAGAAAGATTCGGTTATTGCAGACTTTGGGAAACCAAGTGATTACGGAAGACAACTTCGGGGTCTTTGCTCTTGTGATAATGACTATTCCTATGCACGTAAATATGACTCTAGAATACTTACCTCAAGTTTAAGAACAAAGCATACTCTAGAATCTATCAAAAGATTTGAGTCTACTCCTGTTGGGAAAACAGAACCTGTTAGCCGCTTTCATAAACTTAACCCTCAAGGAATATGCAATACACTTAGAGCAGGAACTGCTAGTAATAGAGGAGCCTTTACTTCTGCTAGACCAATTCATCCATTCACCCCAAGATGTATTACTGTACGTGAAGCTGCCCGTTTACATTCTTATCCGGACTGGTTCAGATTTCATGTAACAAAATGGCATGGATTTCGACAAATAGGAAATTCTGTTCCACCGTTATTAGCTAAGGCAGTAGCATCAGAAATTATTAAAGCTCTTGGTGTAAATCCATCTAAACCTGGAATGATACAAGAACTAGGAAACGAAAATTTACTAATGTTTGATATGTCTCAAGCAGCTAGATATTATGGTGTTGAGCCTCATTTTATAGAGCGAAGGAAGAGAAATTATTTGAAATAA
- the lpxC gene encoding UDP-3-O-acyl-N-acetylglucosamine deacetylase, with protein MQQHTLADEIIQTGVGLHSGVTTQVRIQPAETGSGRYFVRVDLPDTPIIPAQVAAVNQTLLSTQLGKGEAYVRTVEHLLAALAAMGVDNARIEIDGSEVPLLDGSAKEWTDAIAQAGLVSQTLTEDKMTLVIDQPIWVRQGDAFACALPAPETRFTYGIDFDLPAIGNQWHSWSSTANKGNPYASFAAEIAPARTFGLLHQIEQLQHSGLIKGGSLDNALVCGPEGWVNPPLRFANEPVRHKILDLVGDLSLLGSFPCAHFLAYKASHNLHIQLAQRILDVGVGS; from the coding sequence ATGCAACAACATACATTAGCAGATGAAATCATCCAAACAGGAGTGGGACTGCATAGCGGAGTCACTACCCAAGTTCGGATACAACCAGCCGAGACAGGAAGTGGGCGCTACTTTGTACGTGTGGATTTGCCGGATACTCCGATCATTCCAGCGCAAGTCGCAGCGGTTAATCAAACCCTGCTTTCAACTCAGTTAGGTAAAGGGGAGGCATATGTCCGCACGGTAGAGCATTTGCTAGCAGCCCTTGCTGCGATGGGAGTGGATAACGCCCGGATTGAAATTGACGGTTCGGAAGTGCCACTTTTAGATGGTTCGGCAAAGGAGTGGACAGACGCAATTGCCCAAGCTGGCTTAGTGTCACAAACTTTAACTGAGGACAAGATGACTCTAGTTATCGACCAGCCAATTTGGGTGCGTCAGGGCGATGCCTTTGCCTGTGCCCTTCCAGCCCCAGAAACTCGCTTTACCTACGGTATTGATTTCGATTTACCTGCAATTGGTAATCAATGGCACAGCTGGTCTTCTACTGCCAACAAGGGAAACCCTTATGCTAGCTTCGCTGCCGAAATTGCTCCTGCCCGTACTTTTGGGTTACTGCATCAAATTGAACAACTCCAGCACTCGGGGTTAATTAAAGGTGGAAGCTTGGATAATGCGCTCGTTTGTGGACCAGAAGGCTGGGTAAATCCACCATTGAGATTTGCAAATGAGCCAGTACGTCATAAAATCTTGGATTTAGTAGGAGATTTGAGCTTGCTCGGATCTTTCCCCTGCGCTCATTTTTTGGCGTACAAAGCCAGCCATAATTTACACATTCAACTGGCTCAAAGGATTTTAGATGTAGGAGTTGGTTCGTAG
- a CDS encoding BamA/TamA family outer membrane protein produces MRLSPVLATVVAIAAPFGSSLSANAQTPNSSNSNQTAEVLTPVTNQGHEVVGVFPASSEPRAKPEVVVPSSIEKSKTTQPLNSSKQTAEALKPVTNQQYKVVGVFPASAPTATKQVIVPRRSTSSTTAQNLLQTPTPETQQQQTSPQTPDSTTTPENTNQPGAEPGQNPPQTPFPSIQQQTPAPETQQQQTPSPSIQQQTPAPETQQQQTPSPSIQQQTPAPETQQQQTPPQAPGTTPAPENNSQPGAEPTSPQIPGNTQPDQQTPEAAEPRVLVSEVSIRAETGQLAPELEDQIYRAIRTQPGRTTTRSQLQEDINSIFATGFFSNVQAVPEDTPLGVRVSFVVRPNPVLTKVQVQANPGTNVPSVLPATTTDEIFKDQYGKILNLRDLQEGIKQLTKRYQDQGYALANVIGAPQVSENGVVTLQVAEGVVENIRVQFRNKEGQVTNDKGQPIRGRTQPYIVTRELELKPGQVFNRNTIQKDLQRVFGLGLFEDVNVSLDPGTDPSRVNVVVNVVERNSGSIGVGAGLSSATGLYGSVSYQQQNLNGRNQKLGAELQLGTREFLFDLRFTDPWIAGDPYRTSYTANIFRRRSISLIFEGDDEEIETFDPNDPDNDNDRPRVVRLGGGVNFTRPLSRNPYEKSVWTASAGLQYQRVTTQDADGDIKELGRLEDTNEVVELSQSGEGKDDLLLLQLGAARDLRNNPLQPTSGSYLRFGVDQSVPIGLGNILLTRLRGSYSQYLPVDFTNFNKGPETLAFNIQGGTILGDLPPYEAFSLGGSNSVRGYDEGSLGSGRSFVQASVEYRFPVFSVVSGALFFDVGSDLGTATRASEVLNKNGTGYGYGVGVRVQSPLGPIRIDYGINDDGDSRINFGIGERF; encoded by the coding sequence ATGCGCTTATCTCCCGTTTTAGCCACAGTTGTGGCGATTGCAGCCCCTTTTGGCAGTTCGCTGAGTGCAAATGCACAAACCCCCAACAGTTCAAATTCAAACCAGACAGCAGAAGTTTTAACACCTGTCACAAATCAGGGGCATGAAGTTGTCGGGGTATTCCCAGCTTCGTCAGAACCAAGGGCGAAACCAGAGGTCGTAGTCCCAAGTTCCATAGAAAAATCAAAGACGACGCAACCCCTCAACAGTTCTAAACAGACAGCAGAAGCTTTAAAACCTGTCACAAATCAGCAGTATAAAGTTGTCGGGGTATTCCCAGCTTCAGCACCGACAGCAACAAAACAGGTCATAGTGCCAAGAAGATCCACATCGTCAACAACTGCACAAAATCTTCTGCAAACGCCTACTCCTGAGACTCAACAGCAGCAAACATCTCCCCAAACCCCCGATAGTACCACCACACCAGAAAATACCAACCAGCCTGGGGCTGAACCTGGACAAAATCCTCCGCAAACACCTTTTCCAAGCATTCAACAACAAACACCAGCTCCTGAGACTCAACAGCAGCAAACACCTTCTCCAAGCATTCAACAACAAACACCAGCTCCTGAGACTCAACAGCAGCAAACACCTTCTCCAAGCATTCAACAACAAACACCAGCTCCTGAGACTCAACAGCAGCAAACACCTCCCCAAGCTCCCGGGACCACTCCCGCACCAGAGAATAACAGCCAGCCTGGGGCTGAACCTACATCCCCACAAATTCCAGGAAATACCCAACCAGACCAACAAACCCCAGAAGCCGCTGAACCCCGCGTGCTGGTCTCTGAAGTCTCGATTAGAGCCGAAACCGGGCAACTAGCGCCGGAACTGGAAGACCAAATATATCGAGCAATTCGCACCCAGCCAGGACGAACAACAACCCGTTCCCAACTGCAAGAAGATATCAACTCCATTTTTGCCACTGGTTTCTTCTCAAACGTTCAAGCAGTGCCAGAAGATACCCCCTTAGGAGTGCGGGTGAGCTTTGTTGTACGACCCAATCCGGTTCTAACTAAAGTGCAAGTACAAGCAAATCCTGGTACTAACGTTCCCTCTGTACTACCTGCTACTACTACAGATGAGATATTTAAAGATCAGTATGGCAAAATTCTCAACTTACGTGACTTACAAGAAGGCATCAAGCAATTAACTAAGCGCTATCAGGACCAAGGTTATGCCCTGGCAAACGTGATTGGAGCACCGCAAGTCTCTGAAAATGGAGTTGTCACCTTGCAAGTGGCAGAAGGGGTCGTAGAAAATATCCGAGTTCAGTTCCGCAATAAAGAAGGTCAGGTGACAAACGACAAAGGACAACCGATCCGAGGAAGGACGCAACCTTATATCGTTACGCGTGAGCTGGAGTTGAAACCCGGACAAGTCTTCAACCGCAACACAATACAAAAAGACTTGCAAAGGGTCTTCGGACTGGGGCTGTTTGAAGATGTGAATGTTTCGCTTGACCCGGGTACAGACCCCAGTAGGGTGAATGTGGTCGTTAACGTGGTTGAGCGCAACAGCGGTTCCATTGGGGTGGGTGCTGGTCTTAGTTCTGCCACTGGATTGTATGGTAGCGTCAGCTATCAGCAGCAAAACCTCAATGGCAGAAATCAAAAATTAGGGGCAGAGTTACAGCTAGGAACAAGGGAATTTTTGTTTGACCTCCGCTTTACAGACCCCTGGATAGCTGGTGATCCCTACCGAACCTCCTACACAGCCAATATCTTCCGTCGTCGCTCGATTTCATTAATTTTTGAAGGCGACGATGAAGAAATCGAGACATTTGACCCAAACGACCCTGACAATGACAACGATCGCCCCCGGGTTGTGCGTCTGGGAGGCGGTGTTAACTTCACCCGTCCCTTATCCAGAAATCCCTACGAGAAGTCAGTATGGACAGCTTCAGCTGGTTTGCAGTATCAACGAGTGACTACCCAAGATGCTGATGGCGATATTAAAGAACTAGGACGGCTCGAAGACACGAATGAGGTCGTTGAACTAAGCCAATCTGGGGAAGGTAAAGACGATTTGTTGCTATTGCAACTGGGCGCTGCACGCGACCTCCGAAATAACCCCTTGCAACCCACCAGTGGTTCTTACCTGCGTTTCGGGGTAGACCAATCGGTGCCGATAGGATTGGGCAATATTCTCCTTACTAGGTTACGAGGTAGCTACAGCCAATACTTGCCTGTAGACTTTACTAACTTTAATAAAGGACCGGAAACCCTGGCTTTTAACATTCAAGGGGGAACTATTCTGGGTGATTTACCTCCCTATGAAGCCTTTTCTCTTGGTGGTAGCAACTCTGTTCGAGGATATGACGAAGGTTCCTTAGGCAGTGGACGGAGTTTCGTACAAGCATCGGTTGAGTATCGCTTCCCAGTTTTCTCAGTCGTGAGTGGCGCACTATTTTTTGATGTCGGTTCCGACTTGGGAACTGCTACCAGAGCATCTGAGGTCTTGAACAAAAACGGTACTGGCTACGGCTATGGTGTTGGAGTGCGCGTGCAGTCTCCTTTAGGACCAATTCGCATTGACTACGGTATCAACGATGATGGAGATAGCCGTATAAACTTTGGTATTGGCGAAAGGTTTTAA